From the Lactuca sativa cultivar Salinas chromosome 9, Lsat_Salinas_v11, whole genome shotgun sequence genome, the window AATACCCAGAAATGGTATTCTCCGTAGAAATAGTATTCTTGCTTATTTCGATGATCCTCGATATATAAGAAAGAGCTCGGGACTTACTAAATATGAGACTCGAGAACTAAATTCAATCGTCAACGAAGAGAATTTGATTGAGTATCGAGGAGTCAAGGTATTTTGGCCAAAATACCAAAAGGAAGTaaatccatttttttttattCCCGTGGAAGTCCACATTTTGTCCGAATCTTCTTCCATAATGGTACGGCACAATAGTATTATTGGGGCAGATACACAAATCACTTTCAATAGAAGAAGTCGGGTAGGCGGATTGGTCCGAGTGAAGAAAAAAGCAGAAAAAATGAAACTGATAATCTTTTCTGGAGATATCCATTTTCCTGGAAAGACAAATAAGGCATTCCGATTGATACCGCCAGGAGGGGGAAAACCAAATTCCAAAGAAtacaaaaaattgaaaaattggCTCTATATCCAACGAATGAAACTTTCCAGGTATGAAAAAAAGTATTTTGTTTTGGTTCAACCTGTAGTCCCATATAAAAAAACGGATGGTATAAATTTAGGAAGACTTTTCCCGCCGGATCTCTTGCAGGAAAGTGATAATCTACAACTTCGAGTTGTCAATTATATCCTTTATTACGACCCAATTCTTGAAATTTGGGACACAAGTATTCAATTAGTTCGGACTTCTTTAGTGTTGAATTGGGACCAAGACAAAAAAATCGAAAAGGCCTGTGCTTCCTTTGTTGAAATAAGGACAAATGGTTTGCTTAGATATTTTCTAAGAATCGACTTTGCTAAGTCACCTATTTCTTATACCGGAAAAAGGAACGATCTGTCGGGTTCAGGATTGATCTCTGAGAATGGATCAGATCGCGCTAATGTCAATCCATTTTCTTCCATTTATTCCTATTCCAAGTCAAGGATTAAAGAATCCCTTAATCCAAATCAAGGAACTATCCATACGTTGTTGAATCGAAATAAGGAATCTCAATCTTTGATAATTTTTTCATCATCCAATTGTTTTCGAATAGGCCCATTCAACGATGTAAAATCTCCCAATGTGATAAAAGAATCAATCAAAAAGAACCCCCTAATTCCAATTAGGAATTCGTTGGGCCCGTTAGGAACAGGTTTTccaatttataattttaatttattttcccATTTAATAACCCATAATCAGATCTTGGTAACTAACTATTTGCAACTTGACAATTTCAAACATATTTTTCAAATACTTAAATATTATTTACTGGATGAAAATGGTCAAATTTATAATCCCTATTCATGCAGTAACATCATTTTGAATCCATTCCATTTGAATTGGTATTTTCTCCATTACAATTATTGTGAAGAGACATCTCCAATCGTTAGTCTTGGGCAGTTTCTTTGTGAAAATGTATGTATAGCAAAAAAAGGACCGCATTTAAAATCGGGTCAAGTTCTAATTGTTCAAGTTGACTCTGTGGTAATACGATCAGCTAAGCCTTATTTGGCTACTCCAGGAGCAACTGTTCATGGACATTATGGGGAAATCCTTTACGAAGGCGATACATTAGTTACATTTATATATGAAAAATCAAGATCTGGTGATATAACGCAAGGTCTTCCAAAAGTGGAACAGGTGTTAGAAGTGCGTTCGATTGATTCAATATCGATGAATCTCGAAAAGAGGATTGAGGGTTGGAACAAATCTATAACAAGAATTCTTGGAATTCCTTGGGCATTCTTGATTGGTGCTGAACTAACTATAGTGCAAAGTCGTATCTCTTTGGTTAATAAGGTCCAAAAGGTTTATCGCTCCCAGGGGGTGCAGATACATAATAGGCATATAGAAATTATTGTACGTCAAATAACATCAAAAGTTTTGGTTTCAGAAGATGAAATGTCTAATGTTTTTTCGCCCGGAGAACTAATTGGATTGTTGCGAGCGGAACGAATGGGACGCGCTTTGGAAGAAGCGATCTGTTACCAAGCCGTCTTATTGGGAATAACAAGAGCATCTATGAATACTCAAAGTTTCATATCCGAAAGCTAGTTTTCAAGAAACTGCTAGAGTTTTAGCAAAAGCAGCTCTCCTGGGCCGTATCGATTGGTTGAAAGGCCTGAAAGAAAACGTTGTTCTGGGGGGGATGATACCTGTTGGTAGCGGCTTCAAAACACCTTCAAGCGAACCTAACAACATTCCTAACAACATTGCCTTTGAACTTCAAAAAAAGAATCTATTAGAGGGGGAAATGAAAGATATTTTGTTCTACCACAGAAAATTATTTGATTCTTGCCTTTCAAATAATTTCCATGATACACAAGAACAATCATTTTTTTAGGATTTAATGATCTCTAAGAGCAGATTCACCcctttcttttatcttttataaaGGATCTGTTGGTCCAGTCATTTGATTTGGtaatagtaataaaaaaaataacaaatagaAAAGAATAATGGCTTGGGCTGTGTATCTACGCCAATCTATGGTATAAAAGAAGGTTCCATCGGAACAATTATTTATTTCAGGGtacctctctctttttttttcaaaaggggGAGGCAGTGTGGGGAGAAATGACAAGAAGATATTGGAACATTAATTTAGAAGAGATGATGGAAGCAGGAGTTCATTTTGGCCATGGTACTAGGAAATGGAATCCTAAAATGGCACCTTATATCTCTGCAAAACGTAAAGGTATTCATATTACAAATCTTACTAGAACTGCTCGTTTTTTATCAGAAGCTTGTGATTTGGTTTTTGATGCAGCAAGCAGAGGAAAACAATTCTTAATTGTTGGCACTAAAAATAAAGAAGCTGATTCAGTAGCATGGGCTGCAATAAGGGCTCGGTGTCATTATGTTAATAAAAAATGGCTCGGTGGTATGTTAACGAATTGGTCCATTACAGAAACAAGACTTCATAAGTTTAGAGACTTGAGAACCGAACAAAAAACAGGGGGGCTCGACCGTCTTCCGAAAAGAGATGCGGCTATGTTGAAAAGACAATTATCTCATTTGCAAACATATCTGGGTGGGATTAAATATATGATAGGGTTACCCGATATTGTAATCATCGTTGATCAGCACGAAGAATATACGGCCCTTCAAGAATGTATCACGTTGGGAATTCCAACAATTTGTTTAATCGATACAAATTGTGACCCCGATCTCGCAGATATTTCGATTCCAGCCAATGATGACGCTATATCTTCAATCCGATTAATTCTTAACAAATTAGTATTTGCAATTTGTGAAGGCCGTTCTGGCTATATAAGAAATCCGTGATTAATAATAAGATAAATAACTTATTTCATTTCGGAACCTTCATAGATTTATCGAATCAGTTACCATTTCTGAATCTCAAAAATAGAGATAAAAATAACAAGGAATAGAATTTGATTAGTTGGTATTCAAAATATATGATTCAAGTAGTCAAGTCGAGAAAGAGATGGTTGAATCAAAATAATTTTGTTTAAAATTCTATTTTTGTCAGAGGGCAATATGAATGTTCTATCATGTTCCATCAACACACTAAATGGGTTATACGATATATCCGGTGTGGAAGTAGGCCAACATTTTTATTGGAAAATCGGGGGTTTCCAAGTCCACGGCCAAGTACTTATTACTTCTTGGGTTGTAATTGCTATCTTATTAGCTTCAGCCACTCTAGCCGTTCGGAACCCACAAACCATTCCGACCAGCGGTCAGAATTTCTTCGAATATGTCCTTGAATTTATTCGAGATGTGAGTAAAACTCAAATTGGAGAAGAATATGGTCCTTGGGTTCCTTTTATTGGAActatgtttctatttatttttgtttctaattgGTCAGGCGCCCTTTTACCTTGGAAAATCATACAATTACCTCATGGGGAGTTAGCCGCCCCCATGAATGATATAAATACTACTGTTGCTTTGGCTTTACTCACATCAGTGGCATATTTCTATGCGGGTCTTAGCAAAAAAGGATTAGGTTATTTCGGTAAATATATTCAACCAACTCCAATTCTTTTACCTATTAACATCTTAGAAGATTTCACAAAGCCCCTATCACTTAGTTTTCGACTTTTCGGAAATATATTAGCCGATGAATTAGTAGTTGTTGTTCTTGTTTCTTTAGTACCTTCAGTGGTTCCTATCCCTGTCATGTTCCTTGGATTATTTACAAGTGGTATTCAAGCTCTTATTTTTGCAACTTTAGCTGCGGCTTATATAGGTGAATCCATGGAGGGCCACCATTGACTAGTTTTCTAAATAGTCTTTTTTTAGTTTAACCTAAGGCAATGTTGTGTGGCTAAAAAAAATTGACTTAGGGAATGAAAATACCCAACTACACTATATATGATCTAGAGTAATAGAAAAAAGGATTACAATAAAGATTACAATATCGATATTAGAGTAGAGaataaaaaaaaaggaaagagaTCTCAAAGATATTTTTCCTAAAATTCCCGTTTGGTGCATTTATATCATAATCATACTTTCCCCTCAATGAATATTGAGTTTAGATTGGTCATCGAATCCGAATATGAACTATTCGGAGTCGTAATTTGACGAAGAAGTCTTGTACGATGTGTGATTAAATAAAAAAAGGATGTTCTAGAGAACGATTCCCCATTTTCAGTTGATTTTATTCAACGATTGACCAAacgaaaatattaataaataataaattgtacGAACTTAGATCAATCAAATCAATTTCTATGCAACGATTCGGCCC encodes:
- the LOC128128449 gene encoding 30S ribosomal protein S2, chloroplastic-like; protein product: MTRRYWNINLEEMMEAGVHFGHGTRKWNPKMAPYISAKRKGIHITNLTRTARFLSEACDLVFDAASRGKQFLIVGTKNKEADSVAWAAIRARCHYVNKKWLGGMLTNWSITETRLHKFRDLRTEQKTGGLDRLPKRDAAMLKRQLSHLQTYLGGIKYMIGLPDIVIIVDQHEEYTALQECITLGIPTICLIDTNCDPDLADISIPANDDAISSIRLILNKLVFAICEGRSGYIRNP
- the LOC128128450 gene encoding ATP synthase subunit a, chloroplastic-like, whose amino-acid sequence is MNVLSCSINTLNGLYDISGVEVGQHFYWKIGGFQVHGQVLITSWVVIAILLASATLAVRNPQTIPTSGQNFFEYVLEFIRDVSKTQIGEEYGPWVPFIGTMFLFIFVSNWSGALLPWKIIQLPHGELAAPMNDINTTVALALLTSVAYFYAGLSKKGLGYFGKYIQPTPILLPINILEDFTKPLSLSFRLFGNILADELVVVVLVSLVPSVVPIPVMFLGLFTSGIQALIFATLAAAYIGESMEGHH